The genomic window CAGCCGGATCTTGCCGGCCGGCTCGAGTTCGTCCATTTCGCCTGCACCTCGGAGGACATCAACAACCTCGCCTACGGCCTGATGCTGACCGCCGGCCGCAACAGTGTCGTCCTGCCACTGATGGACCGCATCATCAAGGCGCTCAGGGGGCTTGCCCACCAGCATGCCGAATTACCCATGCTGTCCCGCACCCATGGCCAGCCGGCCTCACCAACCACCCTGGGCAAGGAGCTGGCGAACGTGGTCTACCGGCTTGAACGGCAACGCGAGCAGTTCGCCGCCGTGCCCATACTCGGCAAGATCAACGGCGCGGTTGGCAACTACAACGCCCACCTGTCCGCCTATCCGGAACTGGACTGGGAGGGGCTCGCCCGCAATTACGTGGAGGGGCTGGGCCTGACATGGAACCCCTACACCACACAGATCGAACCCCACGACTGCGTAGCGGAGCTGTTCGATGCACACAGCCGTTTCAATACCGTGCTGCTGGATTTCTGTCGCGACGTCTGGGGCTATATCTCTCTCGGATACTTCCGGCAGCGGTTGGTCGAAGGCGAAGTGGGCTCCTCAACCATGCCCCACAAGGTGAACCCCATCGATTTCGAGAATGCCGAAGGCAATCTCGGCGTTGCCGACGCAATCCTCGGGCATCTGGCGCGGAAGCTACCCATCTCTCGCTGGCAACGGGACCTCACGGACTCCACCGTGCTGCGCAACCTGGGCGTTGGCATGGCGCACTCGGTCATCGCCTATGAATCGGTGCAGAAGGGGCTGTCGAAACTCGCAGTGGAGCCGGCCCGGCTGGCGGCAGATCTGGATGATAACTGGGAAGTTCTCGGGGAGGCCATCCAGACCGTGATGCGCCGCCACGGCGTCGAGGAGCCCTACGAGAAACTGAAGGCACTGACCCGCGGCAAGCGGGTGAATGGCGAACGCCTGGCCGCGTTCATCGACACGCTGGATCTGCCGGATGCCGTGAAGCAGGAGCTGGCGGCCCTGCGTCCGGAGCGCTACACCGGCAATGCGGCAGAACAGGCGAAGCGGGTCTGAGTCCGGCCATGGCGCAGCTCGATGCTATCCCCTGGGAGTCGTTTCTCCGGGATGACTGGCAGCAGCGGCCTCGCCTTTTTCGACAGTTGCTGAAGGACTTCGAGGCCCCACTGAGCGGCGAAGAACTTGCCGGCCTGGCCCTGGAGAGCGACGTGGAGTCCCGCCTGGTGCTGGGCACGCCGGAGCGCGGCTGGCGCGTGCGCCATGGCCCGTTCACCGAGGCGGATTTCCACGAGACCCCGGATGCGGACTGGACCCTGCTGGTACAGGATGTGGAAAAGCACCTGCCGGATCTGGCGTGGCTTGTGGATTTCTTCGAGGGTCTCCCCGCCTGGCGATTCGACGATCTGATGGTCAGCTACGCCGCCCCGGGCGGCTCGGTGGGCCCGCACGTGGATGCCTACGATGTGTTCCTGCTACAAGGTAGCGGACGACGCCACTGGTGGATCGACAACCGTCCCGATGCACCCCGTGGAGAGACCGATGCCAATGGGCTGCGCCTTCTGAGCAGCTTCACGCCCAACCAGGACTGGATACTCGAACCCGGTGATGTCCTCTACCTGCCACCCGGCGTTCCCCATCACGGCGTCGCGTTGGAGGCCTGCACCACCTGGTCCATCGGGCTGCGGGCGCCCGGAATCACGGACATACTCGCCGAACTGATCGAGGACCTGGAAGCGGGCCCCGACGCACCACCGCTGCTAAGCGATCCCCAGCGCCAAATGGCAAGCCACCCCCTGGAGATTGACGCCGGGTCACGTCGGCGGGCACGTGAGCAGCTACGCAACCTGCTGCAGGATGACCGGCTACTCGACCGGGCCCTGGGGCGCGCCCTGTCCGCCCCCAAACCCGGGTTTCTCGATCTCGAACCCGGACCGGGCGAACACCGCAAACTGAATACCCTGACACGGGACGATGCCCTGGAGCGTAATCCTGCCGCCAGAGTCGCGTTGCTACCCGCCGATGGGGTTCAACCGGCAGTGCTCTATCTCAACGGCCAGGGCATGGATATACCCGCCGCCGCGCAGCCGCTGATCGAAGCCCTGACCCGGCATCGCCTGACCCACGTCGAGACCATTCTGCCGCTCCTCTCCGATATCCAGTCGCGGACACTGTTGCAGGATCTGCTCGACGGCGGATACTGGAAGGCACTATGACCAGCATAGAGATCATTGACGGTTCCTGGAAGGCGATGCAGGCGCGGGCCATGCCGATTCGCATGCAGGTGTTCGTGAGGGAGCAGCAGGTGCCCATCGACCTGGAACAGGATGATCAGGACGCCACAGCCCATCACTGGGTCGCCCAGGTGGGCGCCGAGTGCGTCGGCACGGTTCGCCTGACGATGGATGGGCACCTGGGGCGCCTTGCCGTGCTTGCCCAGTGGCGGCGACAAGGCATCGGCGCGCAGCTCACCGAATGCGTGGTCACACACGCGCTTGCCCATGGGCAGCATGACCTGGACCTGAACGCCCAGACCCATGCCATTCCTTTCTACGAGGCGCTGGGCTTTGTTGTCGACGGCCCGGAATTCATGGAGGCAGGCATGCCGCATCGGCACATGCGCCTGCGACGAGCCTCGGATGTCGGCTGACGAGGAAGTCATCGGCACGACGGGCGGCGAGGATGCGCGGTCCTGGGTGCTGCGCCTGCTTGAGCAGGCCCACCACGAGGTGGACATCCAATCCCCCAACCTTGACTCCCAGATCTACGATCAGGGCGAGGTGCTGGCCGCAATCAGGCAACTCGTGGTGAACGCCGGGCGCCGCGCCCGGGTTCGTATCCTGGTGGGTGACTGCGCCCCCATGGTCCAGAGGGGTCATCGTCTGCTGGAGCTATCCCGCCAACTGAGCAGCTACATCGAGATACGGGAACTCGCAGCGGAAGACGCCACCGATGCCGCCGCCTTTATCGTGGTGGATCGAGCGCATTATCTGCGCTGGGAATCAGGAGCGGGCTATCGGGGCACCGGACGCCGCCAAGCCCGTGGTCGGGCCGCCCGCTGGCATCGCGCCTTTAACGACTGCTGGGAACGCGCCCATAGCCCCGCGGCCTTGCGTCGGCTACACCTTTAGTGCCCCGACTTGTGCCAGTTGGCTTTAGTCAGTCCAGAGATCGTCGACCCGTTCCTTGTTCAACGCCAGCCACTGCAGGGCGATGATCGGCATGGCACTGTTGACGGTGCCGTCTTCAATCATGTCCATGGCCTGGTCGAAATCCACCACATGCACGCGGATGTCCTCGCCCTCTTCCGCAACGCCGCGGATGGCGCCGTTCATATCCTCGCTGTCCACCCGTCCGCAGAACAGCATGCTGCGCTCTGAGGTACCGCCGGGACTCACCATGTACTCACAGATGGGCAGCAACTCGGTGATGACGTTGCCCGTCTCTTCCTGCATCTCGCGACTGGCAACCTCCCGGGGCGTTTCGCCGGGTTCGAGAATTCCCGCCACGACCTCGAACAGCCACGGACCCGAGGGATGATCAAGCGCCCCCGCCCGAAACTGCTCAATCAGCACAACAGTGTTGCGCTCCGGATCGTAGGGCAGCAGTCCGACA from Natronocella acetinitrilica includes these protein-coding regions:
- the purB gene encoding adenylosuccinate lyase; this translates as MELTRLTAISPIDGRYGNKTESLQAIFSEFGLIRHRVIVEVRWLQALASHDGIAEIAPLNDDERRHLDRLVSEFSVADADAVKTIERTTNHDVKAVEYFIKQHMSKQPDLAGRLEFVHFACTSEDINNLAYGLMLTAGRNSVVLPLMDRIIKALRGLAHQHAELPMLSRTHGQPASPTTLGKELANVVYRLERQREQFAAVPILGKINGAVGNYNAHLSAYPELDWEGLARNYVEGLGLTWNPYTTQIEPHDCVAELFDAHSRFNTVLLDFCRDVWGYISLGYFRQRLVEGEVGSSTMPHKVNPIDFENAEGNLGVADAILGHLARKLPISRWQRDLTDSTVLRNLGVGMAHSVIAYESVQKGLSKLAVEPARLAADLDDNWEVLGEAIQTVMRRHGVEEPYEKLKALTRGKRVNGERLAAFIDTLDLPDAVKQELAALRPERYTGNAAEQAKRV
- a CDS encoding NUDIX domain-containing protein codes for the protein MQFEVLDRETRFQGFFRLDCVQVRHALFGGGVSKPLHREVFERGHSVGLLPYDPERNTVVLIEQFRAGALDHPSGPWLFEVVAGILEPGETPREVASREMQEETGNVITELLPICEYMVSPGGTSERSMLFCGRVDSEDMNGAIRGVAEEGEDIRVHVVDFDQAMDMIEDGTVNSAMPIIALQWLALNKERVDDLWTD
- a CDS encoding JmjC domain-containing protein, translated to MAQLDAIPWESFLRDDWQQRPRLFRQLLKDFEAPLSGEELAGLALESDVESRLVLGTPERGWRVRHGPFTEADFHETPDADWTLLVQDVEKHLPDLAWLVDFFEGLPAWRFDDLMVSYAAPGGSVGPHVDAYDVFLLQGSGRRHWWIDNRPDAPRGETDANGLRLLSSFTPNQDWILEPGDVLYLPPGVPHHGVALEACTTWSIGLRAPGITDILAELIEDLEAGPDAPPLLSDPQRQMASHPLEIDAGSRRRAREQLRNLLQDDRLLDRALGRALSAPKPGFLDLEPGPGEHRKLNTLTRDDALERNPAARVALLPADGVQPAVLYLNGQGMDIPAAAQPLIEALTRHRLTHVETILPLLSDIQSRTLLQDLLDGGYWKAL
- a CDS encoding GNAT family N-acetyltransferase; the protein is MTSIEIIDGSWKAMQARAMPIRMQVFVREQQVPIDLEQDDQDATAHHWVAQVGAECVGTVRLTMDGHLGRLAVLAQWRRQGIGAQLTECVVTHALAHGQHDLDLNAQTHAIPFYEALGFVVDGPEFMEAGMPHRHMRLRRASDVG